CAGGGAGGTGGCGACCTCGTCCAGGGAAAGCCCCTGTTGCTCGCGTTCACTGCGCAGCATGTCACCGGGGGATGCCTGGCGGGCCCTATCGACGGTGTCGTTGTCGTGCATGTCGCTCATGACTGAGCATCCTTGATCGAGAAGCGGTTTCAGGGCGTGCCACGGGAGGCGTCCGCGGAGCCTGACGGCACGAGCTGGCGGGCATAGAAATCGGCCCGCTCGGTGTCGCCCCGGGCCAGCGCGATATCCTGCGCCAGGGCCAGGTTGTCCGACGTGATGCCTGCCAGGCGCATGTGCGCCTGGATGTTGTCCCAGGCACGGGCTTGATGCCCCTGCGCATGTTCAAGTCGTGCCAGCAGCAGATAGCTTCTGGGCTGGCGCGGGTCGATGACCTTGGCCCGCTCCAGGGCCTCCCGCGCCTCCTCCGTCTGGCCCAGATCGCGCCGGCACTGGCCCAGGTTGGCAAACAGCTGGGCACGATTGGCGTATTGTGTGTCTTCGCTGGCGAGCGCCAGCTGCTTGCAGGCGTCACGCGTCCGCCCCTGAGCATACAGGAAGGCGGCGAAATTGTTGCGTGCCCGGGTCGCGTCGGGGGCGGCGTCCAGGGCGCGACGGAAGTATTCCTCGGCCAGCGCGATCTCGTCCTGACGCTGGAAGATCATCGCCATGGCCTGCAGCGCCTCGGGGTCGTTGGGGGCGACCTCGAGGGCCCGGTTGAGGGCGCGAGTGGCCCGCGGCAGGTTATTGCGTTCGAGGTAGGCCGTGCCCAGGCGGGTGTAGGCCTCCACGGCCTCGTCCTGGTTGTCCTGTTGCGGAACCGCGGTAGTCGCGCAGCCGCCCAGCCACGCCACGCATAGCAGGGCGGCGAACAGGGGGCCTCGCCTGGGGCCGGTCGGTAGGCGATGACGGCGTGTCATGGGCATTTCTTGCGACATGTTGGAGGCGTCCCGGGTTGCGGCCGGCCACGCTGCCAGGAGTGTCGGCGTGGCCGATAAGGCTTGTTCATCAAAGCGTTCTGCCTAGTTGAAGTCAAGCGCACCCGGGGCGTCAGTCGGCGTCGAGCTGGATCGACTGAATGTAGCGCTCGTGGCGCTTGGTGCGGTCCTTGACCCGGCCGACCAGCTGGCCGCAGGCGGCATCGATATCATCGCCGCGGGTGCTGCGCACCGGTGCGGTATACCCCAGTTCGTAGAGCCACTGCTGGAAGCGCATCGTCTGGTTGCGGGACGGCTTCTCGTAGCCCGAGTGCGGGAAGGGGTTGAACGGGATCAGGTTGATCTTGCACGGCAGCTCCCGGAGCAGTTCGGCGAGCTGTTCGGCATGCTCCTGCTGGTCGTTGACGTCCTTGATCAGGGTGTACTCGATGGTCACGATGCGGGTGTCGTCGCACTTGGCCAGGTAACGCTGGCAGGCATCGAGCAGGGAACGGATGTTGTACTTGCGGTTAAGCGGGACCAGTTCGCTGCGCAGCTCGTCGGTGGCGGCGTGCAGCGAGATGGCCAGGCTCACGTCGAGTTCGTCGCCGAGCTGGTCGAGCTTCGGCACCACGCCGGAGGTCGACAGGGTGACGCGACGCTTGGACAGGCCGTAGCCGTTGTCGTCGAGCATCAGCTTCATGGCCGGCACGACGGCATCGTAGTTCATTAGCGGCTCGCCCATGCCCATCATCACCACGTTGGTGACCGGGCGATTGGCGGTGTCGCGGCGCGGGCCCACGCTGCGCTGGGCGACCCATACCTGACCGATGATCTCGGCGGCGGTAAGGTTGCGCTGGAAGCCCTGCTTGCCCGTGGAGCAGAAACTGCAGTCCAGCGAGCAGCCGACCTGGGAGGATACGCACAGGGTGCGGCGCTTGCCGTTCTCGGCCGGGATCAGCACGGTTTCCACGTAGCTGCCGTCCTCGACCTCGAGTACCCATTTGCGGGTCCCGTCGCTGGAGGTGCCTTCATAGACCACGCCGGGGCCACGGATCTCGGCCACCTCGGCCAGGCGTTCGCGCAGGGCCTTGGACAGGTTGGTCATGGCGGCAAAGTCGTCACAGCCTTCCTGATGAATCCACTTCATCAGCTGGGCAGCGCGGAACTTCTTCTCGCCAATGGACAGGAAGAAGGATTCCATCTGTTCTCGGGACAGGCCGAGCAGATTGGTGCGGGACGGGGTGTCGGTCGTGGCAGTCATGGTGGGCATCGCGGGGTCGGTGGGCGGTACGCGGGAGGCCGGGCCTCCCGCGTGGAGACGCTATCAGCCGCGCGGGCAGATCTCGTCGGCGCCGAAGAAGTAGGCCACTTCACGCTCGGCGGACTCGGCGGAGTCGGAGCCATGAGCGGCGTTGGCATCGATGGACTCGGCGAAGTCGGCGCGGATGGTGCCGGCTTCGGCTTCCTTCGGGTTGGTCGCGCCCATCAGGTCACGGTTGACGGCGATCGCGTTCTCGCCTTCCAGCACCTGAACCATCACCGGGCCGGAGGTCATGAAGCCGGTCAGGGCGCCGAAGAAGGGGCGTTCCTTGTGCTCGGCGTAGAAGCCTTCGGCCTTCTCCTGGGAGAGGTGGATCATCTTGGCGGCGACGACCTTGAGGCCGGCCTTTTCGAAGCGAGTGTAGATCTCACCGATCACGTTCTTGGAAACGGCATCGGGCTTGATGATGGACAGCGTGCGTTCGGTAGCCATGGGACAGGTCTCCGTAAGGGGGGTTGGAAGCGTCGGGAACTTCATAGGACGGCGCGCCGCCCGCAGCGACACACGAGCGGTGCATGCCACGGGCGGCGCGTCGAAAATCGTGGATCTGCCGCGCTCGGCGGCCGATGAGGCGCGGATTATAACGCCGGAAGTCCGCGGGGGACAATCTTCGACCACCTCGCTCCCACAGGCTATAGGCGCGCGGGCCCGGGCGCGTGGCTCAGACGGTGAAGCTTTCGCCGCAGCCGCACTGATCCTTGACGTTGGGGTTGTTGAAGCGGAAGAAGCGGTTGAGGCCTTCCGAGACGTAGTCGACCTCGCTGCCGTCGAGCATCTCGAGGGCCTCGGGGGCGACATAGACGGCCGCGCCGTGCTCCTCGAAGGTCACGTCCTCGTCGCCCTGTTCGTCGGCGAAGTCGAGCACGTAGCTGTAGCCGGAGCAGCCGCTCGGCTTGACCGAGACGCGCAGGCCGAGGCCGTGGCCGCGCTCGTCGAGCACCTGACGGATCTGGCTGGCGGCGGCGGGAGTGATCGAAAGATGGGCCATGGTGCGAGCCTCCTTGTAGGTGTCGGGTGCGTGGTGGTGCAAAGGGTGCGCAAAGATCGTGTCAGCGAACGGCCTGTGTGCTGTCACGGAACTCCACGTGAGGCCGTCAGCGACGCAGCGCCGGTACGGCGTGCTGGAGCTCGGCGATGGCGGTATCGATGTCGGCTTCGGTGGTGAAGCGGCCAACGCTGAACCGCAGCGAGGCCAGCGCCTGTGCCCGGGGCACGCCGATGCCCTTCAGTACATAGGACGGCTCGACGCTCGCCGAGTTGCAGGCCGACCCGGTGGAAATCGCCAGGCCGCGCAGCGCCATCAGCAGCGACTCGCCGTCCAGGCCGCTGAAGGCCAGGTTGATGATGTGCGGCACCGACACCCGGGTGTCGGTGTTGCGATGCAGGCCCTCGAGGCCCTCGAGGCCAGCAAGGAAACGCTGCTGCAGGGCGCTGGCGTGGGCACGATCGACCTCGCCTTCGCTGGCCGCCTGAGCGAAGGCCTCGCCCATGCCGACGATCTGATGGGTCGGCAGGGTGCCCGAGCGCATGCCGCGCTCGTGGCCGCCGCCGTGGATCAGGGCCTCGATGCGCAGGTCCGGGTCGCGGCGCACATAGAGGGCGCCGATGCCCTTGGGGCCATAGGCCTTGTGGGCCGACAGCGACAACAGATCTATCCCCATGGCGGCGGCGTCGAGAGGCAGCTTGCCCGGTGCCTGGGCGGCATCGACATGGAAGGTCGCGCCGCGGGCATGCACCACCTCGGCAAGGGCGGTGAGATCGTTGATGGTGCCGAGCTCGTTGTTGACCGCCATCAGCGACACCAGCACGGTATCGTCGCGCATGGCA
The genomic region above belongs to Halomonas sp. YLGW01 and contains:
- the pilW gene encoding type IV pilus biogenesis/stability protein PilW, encoding MTRRHRLPTGPRRGPLFAALLCVAWLGGCATTAVPQQDNQDEAVEAYTRLGTAYLERNNLPRATRALNRALEVAPNDPEALQAMAMIFQRQDEIALAEEYFRRALDAAPDATRARNNFAAFLYAQGRTRDACKQLALASEDTQYANRAQLFANLGQCRRDLGQTEEAREALERAKVIDPRQPRSYLLLARLEHAQGHQARAWDNIQAHMRLAGITSDNLALAQDIALARGDTERADFYARQLVPSGSADASRGTP
- the rlmN gene encoding 23S rRNA (adenine(2503)-C(2))-methyltransferase RlmN; this encodes MTATTDTPSRTNLLGLSREQMESFFLSIGEKKFRAAQLMKWIHQEGCDDFAAMTNLSKALRERLAEVAEIRGPGVVYEGTSSDGTRKWVLEVEDGSYVETVLIPAENGKRRTLCVSSQVGCSLDCSFCSTGKQGFQRNLTAAEIIGQVWVAQRSVGPRRDTANRPVTNVVMMGMGEPLMNYDAVVPAMKLMLDDNGYGLSKRRVTLSTSGVVPKLDQLGDELDVSLAISLHAATDELRSELVPLNRKYNIRSLLDACQRYLAKCDDTRIVTIEYTLIKDVNDQQEHAEQLAELLRELPCKINLIPFNPFPHSGYEKPSRNQTMRFQQWLYELGYTAPVRSTRGDDIDAACGQLVGRVKDRTKRHERYIQSIQLDAD
- the ndk gene encoding nucleoside-diphosphate kinase → MATERTLSIIKPDAVSKNVIGEIYTRFEKAGLKVVAAKMIHLSQEKAEGFYAEHKERPFFGALTGFMTSGPVMVQVLEGENAIAVNRDLMGATNPKEAEAGTIRADFAESIDANAAHGSDSAESAEREVAYFFGADEICPRG
- a CDS encoding iron-sulfur cluster assembly accessory protein, producing the protein MAHLSITPAAASQIRQVLDERGHGLGLRVSVKPSGCSGYSYVLDFADEQGDEDVTFEEHGAAVYVAPEALEMLDGSEVDYVSEGLNRFFRFNNPNVKDQCGCGESFTV
- a CDS encoding aminotransferase class V-fold PLP-dependent enzyme — protein: MSAPVYLDYAATTPVDPRVAEVMARHLTLDGTFANPASRSHIAGWLAEQAVEGARRQVADLIGADPREIVWTSGATEADNLALTGFMRANRARGRHLVTSIIEHKAVIDTAKALEAEGFEVTWLTPGADGRITPDQLADAMRDDTVLVSLMAVNNELGTINDLTALAEVVHARGATFHVDAAQAPGKLPLDAAAMGIDLLSLSAHKAYGPKGIGALYVRRDPDLRIEALIHGGGHERGMRSGTLPTHQIVGMGEAFAQAASEGEVDRAHASALQQRFLAGLEGLEGLHRNTDTRVSVPHIINLAFSGLDGESLLMALRGLAISTGSACNSASVEPSYVLKGIGVPRAQALASLRFSVGRFTTEADIDTAIAELQHAVPALRR